ATGACCTTGAGCAACGCGGGCGGGCGCGGATGATTGGCCGTCTCCATGACGGTGAAGAGGGCGGGCAGGCGCGAACGGACCCGCTCGTAGCCGTTGCCGATGTTGCGCTTGACGCGCGCCGTCCGGCCGTCGAGTTCCAGCTCTTCGAGGTAGGTCACGAGCGTGTAGCCGAGCTTCTCGGCGAGCTGCGGACCGACCTGCGCCGTGTCGCCGTCAATGGCCTGGCGGCCGCAGAAGACCAGGTCGGGCGTCAGCTTGCGGATGGCGCACGACAGAATGTAGCTCGTGGCCAGCGTATCCGAAGCGGCCGCCCGCCGGTCCGTGATCAGGATCGCCCGGTCGGCGCCGCGGAAGAGCGAATCCCGCAGCACGTCACACGCCGCGGGCAGGCCCATGGCGATCACCGTCACCGTGCCGCCATGCTGGTCGCGCACGCGCAGGGCCGCTTCGAGGGCGTTCAGATCCTCGGGATTGAAGATGGCCGGCAGGGCCGCGCGATTGACGGTGCCGTCCTCCTTCATCGCCTGGCCGGTAATCCGCTTGGTGTCCGGCACTTGCTTCACACATACGACGCAGGAATATCCCATGGTGGTCGTTCTCCAGGTTCAGGGTTCCGGGTTCGGCTCACGCCTTACCCATCATGCACACCCACTCCGCCTCGGCGGCGATCTCAGCGCCGACATAGGCCTTGCCGCGTTGACGCAGCAGGCGCGGGGAGGTCTTGACGTATTCGATCTCGAAGCGGACCGTCTCGCCGGGGCGGACCGGACGGCGGAACTTCGCCTCCGTCACGCTGGCGAGCAGGATGTTCTTCGAGTTGGCCAGGTCGCTCTCCACCACGCCGGCGCCGCCGCACTGGGCCATGGCCTCGACGAGGATCACGCCGGGCACGACGGGAAAGTGGGGAAAGTGTCCCTTGAAGAAGGGCGTGTCGGGCTTAAACGTGTACTCGCCCACGCACCCATCCAGTCGGGCGTCGGTCAGCCGATCCAGAAACCGAAAGGGGTCCCGATGCGGCAGAAGTTCATCCAGGGTCTTTGTCATCACCGGGTTCCTTACGCATTGTCAAATCGTTTGATCACCACCGCCCCGTTGTGGCCGCCGAAGCCGAGCGAGGTCGAGACAGCGGCGCGCACCGGCATGGTGACGCCGACATTCGGCACATAGTCCAGATCGCAGGCGGGATCCGGGGTCTCGTAATTGATCGTCGGCGGGCAGAACCCATCACGGCAGGCGAGGACGCAGACGATCGCTTCGACCGCGCCGGCGGCGGCGATCATATGGCCGGTCATGCTCTTGGTGGACGAGACCTTGAGGCGGCGCGCCTCATCGCCAAACGCGAGCTTGATCGCCTGCGTCTCCATCGGGTCGTTGATCGGCGTGGACGTGCCGTGGGCGTTGAAGTAATCAATATCAGTCGGCTTGAGACCCGCGTCCTGAAGCGCCACACGGATGGCGCGGGCCGCGCCGTCGCCGCTCGGTTCGGGTGCCGTCAGATGAAACGCATCGCCGGTGGCGCCGTAGCCCGCCAACTCGGCGTGAATCCGTGCGCCGCGCTTCTGCGCGTGCTCCAGCGTCTCGATGATGAGGATGCCCGCGCCTTCGCCCATGACGAAGCCGTCACGGTTCAGGTCGAACGGGCGGCACGCCTTCTTGGGCGTGTCGTTGCATTTGGTGCTCAGCGCGCCGAGCGCGCAGAATCCCCCGATCGCCACCGGGGTGATCGCCGCCTCGGTGCCGCCGGTGATGACGACGTCGGCGCGACCCGAGCGGATCGCGTCGAGCGCGACGCCGATCGCGTCGGTTCCCGACGCGCAAGCGGTCACGATCGTCAGCACAGGTCCCTTCGCGTTGAGCGTCATCGAGATGTTGCCGGCCGCTTCGTTGATGATCAGCTTCGGAATAGCCATCGGCGAGATACGCTGGGCGCCCTTCTCAAATAACGTTTTGTGCGCCTCGTGGTCGACCTCGCGGCCGCCAATGCCGTTGCCCAGGATCACCGCCGTCCGGTCGGGCATGGCTGCGGGCCCCTCGAAGCCGGCGTCGCGCCACGCCTCCTTGGCGGCCGCCACAGCGTATTGCGTGAACAGCGCCATCCGTTTCACTTCCTTGACTTCAAAATAGGCCTTGGGATCAAACCCCTTGACTTCGGCCGACACCCGCGAGTCCAAGCCTGCAGTGTCACATTTGGTCAGCGGCCCGATCCCCGAAACGCCGTGCTGAATATTGTTCCAGAAGGTGGGCACATCGTTGCCAATCGGCGAAATCACACCCATACCCGTCACTACCACGCGCTGTCTGTTTTCCATTGTTCTGCACCTTTCGTTAAAACACGTAATTCACTTAAACGACCGCCAGCGGCGCGCTGCAGCCCCAGCGGACCAGAATGCCGCCATAGGTGAGACCCGCGCCAAAGCCGACAAAGATCAGAATGTCGCCCACCTGCAACCGGCTGTCGCTCACCAAGGCGTCCAACGCCAGCGGGATGCTGGCCGCCGATGTGTTGGCCACCTCCGCAATGTTGAGGAAGAACTTGTCGGTGCCGGTCTTCAGGCGCCGCGCCGCCGCGTCGATGATGCGGAAGTTGGCCTGATGGGGGACAATCAGCTTCACCTGATTGAGCGTCAGCCCCGACTTCTCCAGCAGTTCCGAGACGATCTCGTCGATCGCCTTGACCGCGAAGTTGAAGACGGGTTTGCCGTCCATGAACAGAAACGGACGGATCGATGGCACGTCGATCTGCTCCGACAGATGGTGTCGGTTGCCTCCTTCGCGCCGGAGGGCAAAGGCGCCGTCGCTGTCCACCCGCAGGATGGACTCGCCCAGCCCCGCATCGCCCGTCCCCCGCTTCAGCACAACCGCGCCCGCGCCATCCCCGAACAACACGCAGACGTTGCGGTCGGTCCAGTCGACGATCCGCGTCATGAGATCCGCGCCAATGACCAACGTTGGCCGCGGATCGCGAGCCATGAGCCCCCGCGCAACGTCCATCGCGTACACAAATCCGGTGCAGGCGGCCGACACGTCAAACGCGGCCGCACGCCCCGCCTTCAATTCGCGATGCACCAGACAGGCCGTTGACGGCAGGGTGTAGTCGGGCGTGGACGTGGCCAGCACGATGCAGCCCAGCTCGTCCGGAGCAACCCCGGCCCGCTTCAGGGCGATCCGCGACGCCTGCACGGCGGCGGACGACGTGGTCTCCCCGGCCTGAGCCACATGCCGTGCATGAATGCCGGTATGCGAGACGATCCACTCGTCGGTGGTGTCGAGCGTCTTCGCCAGCATGTCGTTGGTCACGCGATGCGACGGCACCCAAGAGCCTGTCGCGGCGATCTGAATCCTATCCTGCTCTGCCATGTCGCTGATTCTCCCGATAAAAGCATCCAGTATGACATTTATTTGATTTTTGTCAAGATGGAGTTCGGTTCACGCCAGACCCCGACGTCCGGGCCTTATTCCCGCTCCTGAATGGGCGGCTTGATCTGGACGGGGCGGACATGAAGCGGGTAGCGCATCCGGAGTTGCTGGCCGAGCAGCACTTCGACCCAGTGGGTGCCCGCGGTCGCCAACCGCACGTTAACGAACACCTCCACGCTGGTGGCATTCTGTTCCTGCCCCGAGAGCGTGATCGGCACCTGCTGCCCTTCGCAGACGACGGTCTGTCCGTCGGGGGCGATGATCCGCGAGCGCTGGGCGAACGTCCCTTCGCCGCAGCACCAGCGGTTGACGAGGCAAATGCGGGGGAAGACGGCTGGCAGTTGCGTCACCACCAGTCCCTCGAAAATGCCGATCAGGATGAATTTGCCGTTCCGTTCCTGGCGCACATCGTCGCACAGCAGGCTGGCTTGAAGATCCGGTATCATTCGGTTTCCCCTTTCGCGGCCACGGGCATGCCCCACGCCCGCAGGCGTTCCTCGATAAACGCCACGCAGCGGCGGTGACGCTCCCCTTTCGCGAGGGTGTCCGACAGAGCCGGTCCCAGCGCAAACCGGATCGGGCGCGCGGGATCGACCATCCCGAAATCCTTGAGCACCCGTCCGATGCCTTGAAAATCGGTCTTGAGCGCCACCGGCACGAGCGGCACGCCCGCCGCACGCGCCAGCTTGTCTCCCATGGAATTGAACTGCTCCGCCTGGAAGACCGACCGGCGCGTCGCCTGCGGAAACAACAGCACCGAGCGTCCGGCCTCCAGCCGCAACCGCCCGGTCTCCAACACGGTGCGCAGGTCGTCGCGGGCGCTCCTGCGGGTAACGGTGATCGGCTGGATGCGACGCAACGGGGCGCCAAAGACCGGATAGGACAGGAGGCTCCGTTTCAGGACGATCGACAGCGGGGAATGGGCCAGCAGCGCCGCAGGGAGGAGGAGCGTCTCCAACATGCTCATGTGGTTGGCCGCATACACAACCGGCCCGCGGACATCGCGCAGGGCGTCGAACCCCTCGACGGTGATCACCGCCCCCATCTTCTCCGCCTCGCGCCAAGTGTCGAACACCACGCGCGCCCAGCCCGCCGTGTCGAAGAGGCCGCGCCGATTCAACCGCATCGCCGCCCAGATTGTACCGACCTCGCGCCACGAAAACCGCCACGTCGCCCGCCACCCGGCCCGCACCGGCACCGCCGGTCGTTCCGCCGCAGGTGTCTCGTACTGCCCCTCCCGCCGCAGGCCCTCATGAAATTGATCTACCGTCATGACGCCCACAGCATAACCGTTTGGAGACGGAAAGGCAACGGGCAAGAAAAGAGCGGGTCCGGGTAGGGTGGCCCGATTCTTTCAGGTGGCGGTTGCGCAGTGTTCATCCCGATGCGGCAGGTTGACGTTTCTCGGATCATTGGGAAGGGTCAGGCTGCCGGCCCTCCATCCGTCCCGCCAACGCCGCGAGCCGATCCACCGTCGCCGGGCCGAGGTTGCCTTCCTGGAAAATTCCGACGTTGAAGGTGACGCCGCCGCCGACCGCCTTGAAGTCGCGCACCACGCTTTCCAGTTCGTCCGTGGAATACAGCGGACGCTCCATCTGGTTGGGTTCCGGCGGAACCCAGGCAAACGGCGGATTCTGACATTCATGAAACACGATGCGGGTTTCCCACATGCAATCGATCGGCACAAGGCAATGCCAGAGGCAGTTCGGCGGCGGTTGCGTGGGATGCGTGGCAGGCGTCAACAGAAGCATCGGCTCATTGGAAACCTTCCAGCCGGGCTGGAGGAGAACCTTGCCCTGAGCCAGAAACCACGTTTCCCCCGAGAGATAGTCCTGATCCGGGACAGGCGGAAGGGTCAAACTTGCGGCGAAGGACGCATCATTGAACGCCACGGCGCAATCCGCGTTTCCAGCCCGGGCCGCATCGAGCCAGAGCGTGGAGTAGCGCGGCAAATCGAAGTACGCCGGATGATTGGCGTAGAATCCGTCGAACCACCAGGCGTCCAGAAGCGTTCCGAAACGCCGGGCGTACTCCGCAATGAATTCGGTGTAACGTCGCTGGGCCTCATCCATGGGAACGCCTTCCGGCTTCCAGTCGAAGCCAGTCTGCACGGCCTCAGGCGTACCCCCGACACCGGACGGAATGTAGGCGATAAACCGTCGTCCGAGTTGCTTCACTTCACGGGCGATCTCCAGCACCAGATCGCGTTTGGAGCAGTGCCCGGGGCCGATCAGGCGGTCCGCAACCGCATTCGGACTGGCATAACACCCCGTATTCTGGCCGATCGTAAAGATGAGCCAGTCGGCCTTAGAACGACGGAATCCATCGATAAACCGCTCCAGATCGAACTGGTTGACGGCCTCATTGTGATCCGTGATCTCGTGCTCGTACTGCTGTGGCGTGCGATCCCCCAGCCAGTGCACCATCATCCCAAACTTGCCCTGCCGCATCCAGGAAGCCCGTGGGGTCCTCATGATCATGCCTTTCCCGTTGAACGCGTTGTCGGGATTCTTATCAATAACCTGGAAAATTTCACGGAGGCAAGCATGCCAGAATCGGCCCGAAATGTACAGACCAGCGATTCTTCGGAGCCGCACTTATAATCTGGACGTCCGCATGTGTTTGCCCTACGCTGATGCCACGTTTTCCGGTCACGGGTCCGCTGCGGGCAGCCGCACGATTCGACGTGCCAGGTGCAGCGGCGGGGCGGCGGACCGGATGCGGGACGGAGGATGAGGGATGGATGCGATCAGGACGCTCACAAGCCCGTTTGACGAGCGACAGGTACGCGCCTTGAAGGCGGGCGAATCGGTCCGGCTATCGGGGACGATCTATACCGGCCGCGACCGGCTGCACGCCTTTCTTCACAGCGGCGGCGAGACGCCGGTCTCGCTGCGCGATGCGGCGATCTACCACTGCGGGCCGGTCGTGGTTCCGGCGGACGGCGGCGGCTGGCGGGTGGTGGCCGCCGGCCCGACCACGTCATCGCGCGAAGAGCCCTATATGGCAGGGCTCATCGCGCGCCACGGCGTGCGCGTGATCCTCGGTAAGGGGGGGATGGGCGACAAGACCCGCGAGGCCTGCCGCACCCACGGTTGCGTCTATCTGCAGGCCGTCGGCGGCGCGGCGGCATCACTGGCCAAACGGGTGACCGCCGTGCGGCGCGTGTTTTTCCTGGATGAATTTGGAGCGACCGAGGCGATGTGGGAATGGACGGTCGACGCGTTTGAAGCGGTTGTGGGGATGGATACGCACGGCCGGAGCCTGTTTGACGAGATCCGCCGGTCATCGGAATCGCGACTGGCGGAGTTGGTTTAGCGCGGGTTTGTTGATTCTCACGTACGGCAATCAGGCGCCAACCCGGGTTGGCGGCAGACGTGGCGGTTTGCCGGCGCGCGTCAGCCACGCTTCCGCCGCAGCCGGGTCGAGTCGCGCCCGATATCTCAGGCGCTGGTAGCCCTCCACCTGATCGCGCAAGTCCGCAAACGTCTCGGGCGGCAGCGCGGGCTGTATGCGCGTCAGCCAGGCCCCCCAGCCCTCGGCTTCGCGGCGGCGCAGATGCTCGAAGACCGCGCGCCGCGCGATGCGGCGCATCGCATCGGTTAGCGCTGCGCGCAGGAGGGACTCGTGCGTCGTCCGGCGGCGACGCGCGCGCCTCCGGAACCAGATGGCGGCCAGCCCGCCGACCGGCAGCAGAAAGCCTCCCGGACCTCGGAACAGCCGCCACGCCACGTCGACGAGCGACTCCCCCCCTGCGGCGATCACGGCCAGGAAGCTCATCGTCTTGAGCGTGGCAATCATCCGATCCCACAGGGCCATGCAGAGATCCCGAGTGCGGCGCACCAGTCCCGGCTTGGGATAGGCCGCTGGCCGACCATCCGGCGGCGTCGCCTCGACCAGCATCCACCGTCCCGCCTCGCGGTCCCACGCCTCCACCCAGGCGTGCGCCTCGCGCTCTCGCACCACCCACCGTTGTAGCCAGGGATCCCATTCGTCGCACGCATACCCGCCCACCACGCGGGCCGGGATGCCGATCGACCGGAGCATCAGCGCCGCCGCGCTTGCGAAATGCACGCAAAATCCCTCACGCCGCGCCATGAAATCGATCAGCGGGTCCGGCTTCGCCTGCAGGAGAACATCCGTGCGATACGCGAATGTCCGGGCGAAATGATCCTCAAGCGTCCGCACCGCCGCGCGCGCGGTTGGCGCTCCCGACAATCCCGCGCACGCCTGTGTCCAATTGGAGACCGCTCCCGCCAGCGCAATCGGCAACGCGAGATAAGCGGGATCGCCGAATCCATCCGGAGCCGGGTGGGCGTGCGCATCCGAGCGTGTCACGACGTCGACCTCGTACTGAAGGGGCAATGCGCCCTCGACCGTCAGCATGCCGTTGATATCTGCCCGGGGCTCCCCGCCGCCTTCGAATGCGAGCGTCACGGCGTTGCCGGGCACGCAGAAGGCCACCAGCATCCGCGGCGAGAGCACTTCGACCCGCACCTGATGGTCCACAGCCCCGGTCGGAACGGGCACCAGCGGATAGTCCTCGCCCGCGCGCCCCGAATCCCCGGCGCGAGGTTGAACCGGACCGCCCGGACTGGGCGCAAGCCAGCGACCGTCGGCGTAGGTCGTGAACACGCTCTCGCGCAAATAACCGGGCGACTGTTTGGCCTGGAGCAGCAGGACGATCCGCATCCGTCCGCTGAACCCCCGTGGCAGGGGGCGAGACAGCGGCAGGTCCGTGCCGCGCTGCTGGGCCTGTCCTCCCCGCGTCTGATAGGCCAGCCCCAACAGCCGTCGCTGCGCGGCCATCGCCACGTGCTCGATCGGCACGCGCAACCCGATCGCGAGGGCCAGCATCGCGGCCAGCCAGCCGCACCGCACCGTCAGTTCCCGCCAGCCAAACGGCCCTCGACCCGATTGCGTTTCCGCCGCCTGCCGCGCGTGCTCGAGTGCGCACACCAACCCCACAAACACCCAGATGCTGATGTGCGCGGCGATGGCGGGGGGGCGGCCGAACACGCCGTCTCGCCCGATCGTCAGCATCATCATGGGCAATGCGCCAGCCACGATTCGGGTGACGCCAACAGCGCTCATCCGGAAGAAGATCGCGCTCGCGGCCAATGCATAGGCGGCGGTGGCGGTCCGGTCGATCACGTAGTTTTGCTTCCAGACGTCCACCGGCTCTGCCACCCGCACCAGGTTGGCGGCGAGACAGATCACCGTGACGGCCAGCCACGTCCAGATCAGCCAGCGCGCGTTTCCCGGAAAGGGCCGCGGCAATACCACTGCGAGTCCAGCCAGCATGGCCGTCGTCCAGAGCAACCCCAATCCGTTCCCGTCGCGGCAATAGCCCCACGCGCACCACAGCAGCACCGCAGCCCCACACGCCACAACCCAGCGGCTTCGCGGCCGTCGATCCTCTTTCTGATGTGGTGTTGTCGCCATGAAGGTCCCCGCCTTCCGCTTAGACTGCCGACGTTTCGCCCCGTAGCACGGCCAGCGCCATCAGGCACTGCGCCTCGGGCGGCAGTCCATCCGGCCGTCTTCCGTCCGGTGTAAGCAGCACGATCTTGAGTCCGACCTCCCAGGCTTCCAACTCAGCGACCAGCGCCGCGCGCCGCGCATCCCATGTGGTCAACACCAAGCACACGCTCTGAATCAGCCGGATTTCTTCGAACAGCAGCGGCTCCAGCTTGTCCAAGGGATCCTCCCGGCAGCACTCGATTCCGGCGAGAATGTCCAGCACGTCTTCGAAATACCCCACGCGGCCCGCGCTGACGAAGCGATACACATCGGGACCGGCGATCAGCAGTTCGAGGACGCGATCAGTCACCGACAGCGCCTCGACGATCGCCGCCGTCAGCGCGAGCGCGGCCTCAAAGGGGTTGACCTGTGGATGAAAATCCAGGCCCAGGCGCCGGATCGGGCGCCGGGTGTCCACCAGCAATGCCGTCCGCGAGCGCCCCTCGGACTGAAACTCCTTCACCACCGGAACCCCCAGTCGGGCGGACGAGCGGGGGTGCACATGGCGCAGGGCATCGCCCTCCCGATATTCGCGGCAGCCGTGAAACTCAAACGCCTCGCGTGACAAGTCCATCGACGCCGACAGCTCATGGCGGTTGCGGGGCCCCAACGGCAGGTCGAGCGATTCGAGGCGCGTATAGCGGGGATAGACAAACAGCACGCGCTCAACACGATCCGTTCGCCCCCATCGCCAGAAACCGCACGGAAAATCGCTGTCCCAACGCAACGCCGGCAGGGTGTAAACGCCGCGCGCCAGTGCGCTCCCGCCGCTGGAGACGGTCTCTTCCTCTCCCGGACCCAAGACGCCCAGCGTGGCGGAGCGCACCCGCAGGTGGGTCCATCCCGAGTAGACCAGCGTTTCGATGCTGATGCTGCGCGCGGTCCGACGGCCCGTGTTGCGTACCTGATAGCGCGTCTCAAACCGGCTGCCGCACTCCACGCGCGCGGGCATCTGACACGTCACGGCGAGGCTCGGACAGAGGAACAGCCCGAGCGCGATGCAGGCCACGATCCACGCAGTAACGGCGAATCCCACCAAAAACAGCGAAGTGACAAAAAATTCGGTGAGCATGAGGAAGACCGTCGGCACGACACCTATCAGAACCGT
The genomic region above belongs to Lentisphaerota bacterium and contains:
- a CDS encoding electron transfer flavoprotein subunit beta/FixA family protein encodes the protein MGYSCVVCVKQVPDTKRITGQAMKEDGTVNRAALPAIFNPEDLNALEAALRVRDQHGGTVTVIAMGLPAACDVLRDSLFRGADRAILITDRRAAASDTLATSYILSCAIRKLTPDLVFCGRQAIDGDTAQVGPQLAEKLGYTLVTYLEELELDGRTARVKRNIGNGYERVRSRLPALFTVMETANHPRPPALLKVMKAKKARAPVEIAKAVDGALGASATAEAKAAETAHRCAEMQARKLLITQWNLDDIEADLGWCGGAGSPTKVHRIQSIVLAGGDYKEFPPTEAGIASLIGELIQDHTIG
- a CDS encoding beta-hydroxyacyl-ACP dehydratase, giving the protein MTKTLDELLPHRDPFRFLDRLTDARLDGCVGEYTFKPDTPFFKGHFPHFPVVPGVILVEAMAQCGGAGVVESDLANSKNILLASVTEAKFRRPVRPGETVRFEIEYVKTSPRLLRQRGKAYVGAEIAAEAEWVCMMGKA
- the fabF gene encoding beta-ketoacyl-ACP synthase II; its protein translation is MENRQRVVVTGMGVISPIGNDVPTFWNNIQHGVSGIGPLTKCDTAGLDSRVSAEVKGFDPKAYFEVKEVKRMALFTQYAVAAAKEAWRDAGFEGPAAMPDRTAVILGNGIGGREVDHEAHKTLFEKGAQRISPMAIPKLIINEAAGNISMTLNAKGPVLTIVTACASGTDAIGVALDAIRSGRADVVITGGTEAAITPVAIGGFCALGALSTKCNDTPKKACRPFDLNRDGFVMGEGAGILIIETLEHAQKRGARIHAELAGYGATGDAFHLTAPEPSGDGAARAIRVALQDAGLKPTDIDYFNAHGTSTPINDPMETQAIKLAFGDEARRLKVSSTKSMTGHMIAAAGAVEAIVCVLACRDGFCPPTINYETPDPACDLDYVPNVGVTMPVRAAVSTSLGFGGHNGAVVIKRFDNA
- a CDS encoding ketoacyl-ACP synthase III, producing MAEQDRIQIAATGSWVPSHRVTNDMLAKTLDTTDEWIVSHTGIHARHVAQAGETTSSAAVQASRIALKRAGVAPDELGCIVLATSTPDYTLPSTACLVHRELKAGRAAAFDVSAACTGFVYAMDVARGLMARDPRPTLVIGADLMTRIVDWTDRNVCVLFGDGAGAVVLKRGTGDAGLGESILRVDSDGAFALRREGGNRHHLSEQIDVPSIRPFLFMDGKPVFNFAVKAIDEIVSELLEKSGLTLNQVKLIVPHQANFRIIDAAARRLKTGTDKFFLNIAEVANTSAASIPLALDALVSDSRLQVGDILIFVGFGAGLTYGGILVRWGCSAPLAVV
- a CDS encoding 1-acyl-sn-glycerol-3-phosphate acyltransferase, whose amino-acid sequence is MTVDQFHEGLRREGQYETPAAERPAVPVRAGWRATWRFSWREVGTIWAAMRLNRRGLFDTAGWARVVFDTWREAEKMGAVITVEGFDALRDVRGPVVYAANHMSMLETLLLPAALLAHSPLSIVLKRSLLSYPVFGAPLRRIQPITVTRRSARDDLRTVLETGRLRLEAGRSVLLFPQATRRSVFQAEQFNSMGDKLARAAGVPLVPVALKTDFQGIGRVLKDFGMVDPARPIRFALGPALSDTLAKGERHRRCVAFIEERLRAWGMPVAAKGETE
- a CDS encoding fumarate hydrolyase; its protein translation is MDAIRTLTSPFDERQVRALKAGESVRLSGTIYTGRDRLHAFLHSGGETPVSLRDAAIYHCGPVVVPADGGGWRVVAAGPTTSSREEPYMAGLIARHGVRVILGKGGMGDKTREACRTHGCVYLQAVGGAAASLAKRVTAVRRVFFLDEFGATEAMWEWTVDAFEAVVGMDTHGRSLFDEIRRSSESRLAELV
- a CDS encoding transglutaminase domain-containing protein translates to MATTPHQKEDRRPRSRWVVACGAAVLLWCAWGYCRDGNGLGLLWTTAMLAGLAVVLPRPFPGNARWLIWTWLAVTVICLAANLVRVAEPVDVWKQNYVIDRTATAAYALAASAIFFRMSAVGVTRIVAGALPMMMLTIGRDGVFGRPPAIAAHISIWVFVGLVCALEHARQAAETQSGRGPFGWRELTVRCGWLAAMLALAIGLRVPIEHVAMAAQRRLLGLAYQTRGGQAQQRGTDLPLSRPLPRGFSGRMRIVLLLQAKQSPGYLRESVFTTYADGRWLAPSPGGPVQPRAGDSGRAGEDYPLVPVPTGAVDHQVRVEVLSPRMLVAFCVPGNAVTLAFEGGGEPRADINGMLTVEGALPLQYEVDVVTRSDAHAHPAPDGFGDPAYLALPIALAGAVSNWTQACAGLSGAPTARAAVRTLEDHFARTFAYRTDVLLQAKPDPLIDFMARREGFCVHFASAAALMLRSIGIPARVVGGYACDEWDPWLQRWVVREREAHAWVEAWDREAGRWMLVEATPPDGRPAAYPKPGLVRRTRDLCMALWDRMIATLKTMSFLAVIAAGGESLVDVAWRLFRGPGGFLLPVGGLAAIWFRRRARRRRTTHESLLRAALTDAMRRIARRAVFEHLRRREAEGWGAWLTRIQPALPPETFADLRDQVEGYQRLRYRARLDPAAAEAWLTRAGKPPRLPPTRVGA
- a CDS encoding DUF58 domain-containing protein: MKGIGQRGAALWRLLRYPPVGHQHGRQERLVNRFPLVHGLYYWLTSHATLRLYLTVLIGVVPTVFLMLTEFFVTSLFLVGFAVTAWIVACIALGLFLCPSLAVTCQMPARVECGSRFETRYQVRNTGRRTARSISIETLVYSGWTHLRVRSATLGVLGPGEEETVSSGGSALARGVYTLPALRWDSDFPCGFWRWGRTDRVERVLFVYPRYTRLESLDLPLGPRNRHELSASMDLSREAFEFHGCREYREGDALRHVHPRSSARLGVPVVKEFQSEGRSRTALLVDTRRPIRRLGLDFHPQVNPFEAALALTAAIVEALSVTDRVLELLIAGPDVYRFVSAGRVGYFEDVLDILAGIECCREDPLDKLEPLLFEEIRLIQSVCLVLTTWDARRAALVAELEAWEVGLKIVLLTPDGRRPDGLPPEAQCLMALAVLRGETSAV